The nucleotide window GACTGGGCGGCGCGTCGCCGCGAAATCCTCGCGTACTGGCACCGGTTGATGGGGGCGTGGCCCGCCCTGCTGGAGCGGCCGCGCATGGAATGGCTCGCGGAGACGCATCGCGAGAACTTCACCCAGCACAGGGTCCGCGTCGAAATCGCGCGCGGAAAGATGGCCGACGCCTACCTGCTGGTGCCGGACGGAACCGGTCCGTTTCCCGCGGTGCTCGTGCCTTATTACGAGCCGGAGTCGGGCATCGGCCGGGGCCCGGCCGATCTGCACGACTTCGGATTGCAGCTCACGCGCCGCGGATTTGTCACATTAAGCATTGGCTCGCCCGGCGGCGACGCCCGCAAACCGGATACGGGAGAAGCCTCCTGCCAGCCGCTTTCCTTCCTCGCTTACGTCGCCGCGAATTGCGCCAACGCCCTCGCCGGTCTTCGACAGGTGGACGCGCGCCGGATCGGCGTCGTCGGCCATTCCTACGGCGGTAAATGGGCGATGTTCGCCGCGTGTCTCAATGAAAAATTCGCCTGCGGCGTCTGGTCCGATCCGGGCGTCGTGTTCGACGAAGCACGCCCCAACGTCAACTACTGGGAACCGTGGTATCTCGGTCGGGGCGAAACCCGTGCGCGGAAGCCCGGCATGATCACGCCCGACAACCCGCGCACCGGCGCCTACGAACGCCTTGTCACCAGCGGCCATGACCTGCACGAGTTGCTCGCGCTGATGGCGCCGCGGCCCTTTCTCGTCTCCGGCGGATCGGAGGACACGCCGGAACGGTGGCGCGCGCTGAACCGGATCGTGGAGGTGAACCGTCTGCTAGGCCGCACAAACCGGGTGGCCATGACCAACCGGTCCGGCCACCCACCCACCGAAGAATCTAACGAACAAATCTACGCTTTTTTCGAAACCTTCCTCGGAACTTCGGACGGCGGTGAAATCAATCCGTAGAAGATCCGACGCCTCACCGCGCTCCGCGACGCCGCCCGACCATGCCGCGCAACCTCGCCCGGGCGCGTCGCCCTTTCGGGCTTCCTCCGAAGGTGCCAAACTCGTCAAGGGTGGCAAAACTTCAATTGGACCCGGCTCACTCCGGATTTTCGGTCAACTTCATGCGCCCGGTTCGTCCCCGGCAGGCGGGATTTTCGCCGCACATTCTGCTTGCGGGCGGGCGATTCGATGCGAAACTGACGCCTGTTGGTTATCAAACAAACAAAATCGTTCGCCGAAAGGCCACAGACCGAAACTGAATGCCAAAACTTAAATTGACGGAGGCTCATTGAGCCACTTTCCTCCGCGTCGCTTCGCACCTCGGGAACCCCAGCATCGTAGAAACGGAAAGATTCGCGCCCGCGAAATCCGGGTTCTCGACGAAAACAAACAACAGCTCGGCGTCATGTCGCTCAGCGACGCCCTGCGCCTGGCCCAAAACAAGGGGCTGGATCTCATTGAAATCGCCCCCACCGCCACGCCGCCGGTGTGCCGCATCGTTGATTACGGCAAATTCCGTTACGAGGAATCCAAGAAGGCGAAGGAATCGCACGGCCGCCAGTCCGGCAGCAAGATGAAGGAGCTACAGATCAGCGCCGTGATTGATCCGCACGATTTCGGAGTGAAGCTCGCCCATGCCATCGAGTTCCTTTCCGACGACATCAAGGTGAGGGTCAAACTGCGGTTCAAAGGACGCCAGAAGGCCCACAAGGAAATCGGCTTCGACGTCATGAACCGGTTTGTGCTCGCGGCCGGCGCGTACGGCCATGCCGATTCGCCCCCCAAAATGCTCGGTGACCGGGACCTGAACGTCCTGCTCACTCCCCTGCCCCGCGACAAGCGACCGAAAAAAGCGGATGCTCCATCAGCAGCGGAACCGCCGAACGACCGGCCCGCTCCGCAGACTGGCGCGTCCGGCTGACCTGTCCGGCTCCCGCTTTCGATCCGGCGTGCCGAACAGCGCGGCGTTGTTTCCCGTGGCGCTTCGTACCACCCCGACGGACGAACCGGCGGTAAACGTTTACCATCCTTCGCGGCCGCCACGGCGCGATCCGCTCCGATTGCGGTCTGGAAATCGTTTCACTCTTCGGTATGAATTGCGCAACCCATGCCAGACGAAATTGATCCGATACTTGAAATGCCGGCCACACAGCCCGCGGGTAAGCGCAGAGCGG belongs to Candidatus Angelobacter sp. and includes:
- the infC gene encoding translation initiation factor IF-3, with translation MSHFPPRRFAPREPQHRRNGKIRAREIRVLDENKQQLGVMSLSDALRLAQNKGLDLIEIAPTATPPVCRIVDYGKFRYEESKKAKESHGRQSGSKMKELQISAVIDPHDFGVKLAHAIEFLSDDIKVRVKLRFKGRQKAHKEIGFDVMNRFVLAAGAYGHADSPPKMLGDRDLNVLLTPLPRDKRPKKADAPSAAEPPNDRPAPQTGASG